GAAGGATCAGCTTTTCCCCCAGCTCCCGTATATCCAGTACCGACACCCATTTTTCCAGCCGGTGGTGGAGCCGCTTGGGGCAGCCGGGGTTTGGGCAGTACAGCCGGGTACCGCCGTCCACAAGCTCCGTGTTACAGGACGTACAGTGCTTTGGAAATAGTATTTCTGTTTTTTCAGCAGGCAGTGATTCTGCGGGCAGAGATCCATCGGGGGCAAGTCCTTCGATCTTGGGGATAATTTCCCCGCGTTTTACCACGCATACTGCGGAACCTATCATAAGGCCCAGGGACCGGATCATTTGCGGATTGTTGAGATTGGCCCGCTGTACCGTGGTCCCCGCTATACGCACCGGGTCTACCACCCCAATTGGAGTATAGGTGGCGCCGCTTTCACTCCATTCAACGGAACGGAGTATGCTAAAGGCGGTTTCCAATTCAAACTTAAAGGCGATCTGTCTTTCCGGCCTTGCCCTGCGCAGGTCGGTCATATCCGTACGGGGGTCCTTTACCACAAGGCCGTCAATGTCCACGGGAAGTTTTTCCCGCATGGCCGCCACCTCCGCCCGGTACGTAATCACTTCTTCGGGATCGGAAAATTCTTTGGTAACCGTAACCTCAAAGCCCTGTTTTTTTAACCATCCTATTTTTTGTTTTTCGTCCTTAAAATAAGTATCATCACCCTCCGCTGCGGCATCGTAGGCAATTAAATTGAGGTCCTCACAGCCGGCGCCATCCTTGCGGCGCATGATCCCATTCGCCGCATTTCTGCAATTTGCCTTATCGGTGTACTTTTCCTGCCAAACCGCACGGCTCATCACCACTTCCCCCCGGACTCCGCCGGAAAAAGGAACAGACAAAGCGGGGAGTACCCCGGCCATACGCCGGGCGTTCGCGGTAATCTCATCCCCGATGCTCCCATCCCCCCGGGTAATAGCACGGACCAGTTTGCCCTTCTCATATTGCAGCTCCAGGCTGGCGCCGTCCAGTTTATACTGAACAATGAAAGCCAGTCCTGATCCGGCCGCTGAATCGACGTCACCGGAACCTAGGCCCATCTTTACAGCCCATGCGCGGAACTCGGCGGGGTTGGCGGCCTTCTCCTGGCTCCCCATGGGGATAAGGTGTTTAGCCTTGGGAAAGCCATCGGTATCATCCGCCCCCACCTTAGCAAACAGCGGATTGGCGGGATCAAGGGTCTTTAATTCATCCCAGAGAAGATCAAATTCGGCGTCCGCAATTTCTGCCGCGCCGTCGTAATAGGATTTCTGATATTTCTGAATTAATCGCTCAAGCGTAGTTATTCTATCTTTACCGCTCATCCCTTATCCTTCCTTTATAAAGAACAATTCCCTTACCTCATGGGCTTTCTCAAGCCCCTTCCGCTCAAACTTGGTTTGGGGCCTCCAGCTCTGAGGTTCAGCAAAATCCGGGTAAGGGTTTTTCAGCCCCGCTGTAGCGGACAGCTCCGCCAGGGCCCAATCACCATAATCGGCCCAGTCGGTAACCATATAGACATACGCTGCGGGGCGCAGCTTTTCTGCAAGCAGATTGGTAAAGGGGCGGACGATAAGACGCCGCTTATGGTGGCGTTTTTTAGGCCAGGGATCGGGAAAGAAAATATGAATACCCGAAAGGGATGCGGCGTTTATCATCTTCCCAAGCACATCCACCGCGTCGTATTCGATGATGCGGATGTTTGAAAGGCCCCGGCTCTCGATTTCCCAGAGCAGCCTGCCTATGCCGGGACGGTGAACCTCAATGCCAAGATAGTTTTTATCCGGATTTTCCTGGGCAATCATGGCGGTAGCTACGCCCATGCCAAAACCAATCTCAAGGGTTACGGGGTTTTCATTACCAAAGGCACGGGGAAAATCCAAAGGGGCCGCCGCAAAGGGGATACAGAAGCCGGAAGACAGGGTTTCGTAGGAACGGCGCTGGGCAACACTCATCCGCCCGGCGCGAAGAACATAGCTTTTAATACCGTATGCCATGGCTTCAATACCCTATCGTATGGAAACTACATCGGTTAAGGCTGAGGTAAAATATTCGCTTTCCTCATCCCAGAGGGCAATGGCCAGGGTCTCCTTGGGCATATCCAAGCTTGAGAGATCTCCCTCGGAATATTCAACAGGAATGGTTTTTAAAAAAGCTCCCGTCCCGTCATAACAGATAAAATAATGTTCCGGGTATTCCGACTCTATACTGTAACGGCCATTACTGATATGCAAAAACGGAAAGGGATGCCGGGCTTCCTGGGGAGCATCAAAGGAAAATAGCCGTTCCGTCTGTTCACCCCCTTTGTCAACCAGAACTGCCCGGAACTGACCCCGGGGCAGGACTCCATCATCAATCATGGCAATATTCCTGCTGCCTACCCATGTTTGCCCTTCATTGGAAATGACCACCCAGTCATTGGAGGTCAAGTGCCAGCAAAGCCCCTCCCGGTCTTGGTACAGGTAGAGATCCGAAAGATCCGCAATGCCGTCATCATCCTCGGGGATTACAAAAAAGGAAAATCGTTCTTCAGGGCCCAGGGATCCCTGGAAATAAACCAGCCTGAGGGTTCCATAGGCGATATTCGGTTCCGCCCGAGAACAGGACAGGGCCAATAACAGGGACAGGGAAAATAAAAAACACAGCATTGAACGATACACAAAACTATCCTTACGACTAACTATAACCCCGGGGGAGGATAAAAAACAAGGTGTATGAGCTGGGCTGGTTTATTTGAAGGTT
This Treponema primitia ZAS-1 DNA region includes the following protein-coding sequences:
- the ligA gene encoding NAD-dependent DNA ligase LigA, yielding MSGKDRITTLERLIQKYQKSYYDGAAEIADAEFDLLWDELKTLDPANPLFAKVGADDTDGFPKAKHLIPMGSQEKAANPAEFRAWAVKMGLGSGDVDSAAGSGLAFIVQYKLDGASLELQYEKGKLVRAITRGDGSIGDEITANARRMAGVLPALSVPFSGGVRGEVVMSRAVWQEKYTDKANCRNAANGIMRRKDGAGCEDLNLIAYDAAAEGDDTYFKDEKQKIGWLKKQGFEVTVTKEFSDPEEVITYRAEVAAMREKLPVDIDGLVVKDPRTDMTDLRRARPERQIAFKFELETAFSILRSVEWSESGATYTPIGVVDPVRIAGTTVQRANLNNPQMIRSLGLMIGSAVCVVKRGEIIPKIEGLAPDGSLPAESLPAEKTEILFPKHCTSCNTELVDGGTRLYCPNPGCPKRLHHRLEKWVSVLDIRELGEKLILQLFDKGRIRQIADFYTLEAGELAEYERMGELSAAKVVRHIRTPRSLSLAAFVAGFDLEGVGETIMDKVSAAGFDTLEKLRSAPVEELAAVYGLGDITARTIVEGLTETAEEMDRVLAGGIISIAPPLPPDATPLRGKSFCFTGELVSMKRNEAEEKIKALGASAKSSVVKDLSYLVTNDPESGSGKNAKARKLGVTIISEEQFLSLLKDPGSVGKREELF
- the trmB gene encoding tRNA (guanosine(46)-N7)-methyltransferase TrmB; translation: MAYGIKSYVLRAGRMSVAQRRSYETLSSGFCIPFAAAPLDFPRAFGNENPVTLEIGFGMGVATAMIAQENPDKNYLGIEVHRPGIGRLLWEIESRGLSNIRIIEYDAVDVLGKMINAASLSGIHIFFPDPWPKKRHHKRRLIVRPFTNLLAEKLRPAAYVYMVTDWADYGDWALAELSATAGLKNPYPDFAEPQSWRPQTKFERKGLEKAHEVRELFFIKEG